The window ATGAACGTCGGCAGGAAAACAATGACCACGGCGGCAAACATACCGCCCCAGTCGCCCGTGTAGCGCATGGACTGAATCATGGAGTACAATCCGACCGCAACCGGACGGGTTTTCGCCGTGTTCGCAAAGATAAGAGAAATGAAATATTCATTCCATATTGTAATAAAGTTAAAAATGGTTACCGTGATAATGCCGGGCTGTGCCAGCGGCAGCATAATCATCCAGAAGGTTTTCATAGGGGAACAGCCGTCGATCGCGGCAGCCTCCTCAAAGGTAACGGAAAGATTATGGAAGAACGTGTTTAAAAAAAAGATTGTAAACGGAACGTTAATCGCTATATACAGGAAGATCACCAGCCCTCTGGACTGGTTGACATGCATCTGACTGAAAAGCGAAAACAAAGGCATGATAATCATAATTGCCGGAATACCGAGAGCGGTCGCAAATAAATTCTGAAGAAGACCCCTGCCCCGAAATTTAAAGCGGCTGAGCACATAGGCGGCCGGTGCCGCAATGATGATCACGACTGTGCAGGACACCAGCGTGTAGAGCAGTGAGTTCATAAAATAGCTTGAAACTTTCTGAGTTTTCCACGCCTTCACGTAGTTTTCCGGATGCAGGCCGGTGGCAAATTTGAACAGATTGCCGTCAAAAATCTCTCTTGTAGTGGAGAATGACGCCAAAACAATCCAGGCGATGAGCACAAATGTAAAAACGACCCAAATTCCGACAATCAGATAGCCCGGAGCAAGGGCCAATTCTTTTTTCCAGTTCATTTTTTGCTTAATTTTAGTTTTAGCCATTTGTTCATTCCCCCTTAAAGCTCGACATCATCATGTCTGACAATGAGCTGCGTAAACATAAACACGACAATGACGACCAAAGTCAGAATCACGCCGATTGCCGCGCCCGCACCCGAATCACGCACCGTGATGGCCGAAGAACTTGCGCCGAACACCAACTCATACATGTAGGACATCGGCGTAACGGTGCTTGAGCTCAGATTCACGGGCGAAAACAGCTGGCTCCATACAAAGAACGCCATGGTGCTGACGGTCCAAAGAACAATATTGGTGCGCAAAACCCCTTTTAAAAGAGGCAGGGTGATTTTCGAAAACCGCTGGAACACGTTGGCCCCTTCGATGGTGGCCGCTTCATAAAAATCCACCGGTATCCTCTCGATGCCGCTCATCCAGATCAGCATATGATACCCCACCATGCCGAAGCAATAGGCGATCAGCATGCTCCAGAAAACCTGCTCCGGACCGGTCCACTGCGTAGCCGCATTTTTAAATCCAAGCATTTTTAAGGTCGAATTGATCAGCCCAAAGTCGGGATTGTAAACATAATTGATCCACATGGTGCCCATGGCGACCGCCGAAATAACGTTTGGCAGGTAAATAACGGAGCGTAAAAAGCTTTTTCCGTGAACGCCGCTAGTGAGCACAACGCCGAACAGCAGCGAAACCAGCATAACGCCGATGCCGCCCACAAGCCAAATCAGGCCGATGTTGCTGAGCGCGCTTATAAAAAGAGGGGTGCTGAAAAGTGTCTTAAAATTGCCGATCCCGAAAAATTTCCATGTCGAGACGGCGTCCGTAACGCCCTCCACCTTGAAGAAACTCATGATGACGGTCCTTATGGTAGGATAAAGGAAAACCATGGTATACAGAAAAACCGCGGGTGCCAGAAAAATGACGATCATTGATTTATTTTTTGTTTTCATAAGAACCTCCCGAGAATTCCATGAACAAAAGGGCTGCAGCGCGTAAACACGATGCCGCCCTTTTCCTGCCGTTCTATGAGTAAATTATTTTTTCATTCCGTCCGCAAAGCCTTTTGCGTCAAGCTTGCCACTGACAAGCAATGCGAAGTTTGTTTTGATTTTTGCGTTGATATCCGCTTCGTTTTCCATGCCAACTGCCCATGGGTATCTGGTTGTGGTTGCATCAATAACCGTTTTGGCTTCCGTCAGCTGTTTCGGCCATGTTGCGTCATTTGCCATCGGAACGCCGATGGAGTCCGCCGCAAGTTTATTGTCCCACTCGCCTGTTGTCATGAATACGATAAATTTGAAAGCTTCTTCAGCGTGTTTTGTGCTCTTGTTGATGCCGAAGCACTGCGCGCCGTACTGGTTGGCTTCCGTTGAGTCCCCGTCTTTGCCGATTGCGGGATAAGCAAAAGAACCCCAGTTAAAGTCCGCGGGAGCGGAATTCTTAATTTCATTCGGGAGCCATGTTCCGTTCAAGTACATGGCGACATTTCCGCTTGCAACTTCCTGCTGGCCGGCAGGATAAATGTTTCCGGCTGCATTCTTGGAAATATAGCCTTTGTCATACATTTCTTTCCACTGCTCGCCAAAAGTCAAAACGGCCGGATCGTCTATCTTTTTATTCGTCACCATGGCAAGCGTCTTGTCCTTGCCGATCAGACGGGCCATATGATAGCCGAACAGGGAAGCCATGTAAGCGTCGTCCACTGTGATCGGTGTTTTGCCGGCTGCTTTGATCTTTGCGCAGGCCGCAAGCCACTCTTCCCAGGTCTTCGGTGCTTCGGTAATCCCTGCTGTCTTAAAGATGTCCTTGTTGTACATCACTACGAAGCTGGACGGCTGGTACGGAATCGTGGAAAGTTTTCCATCCGGTCCAAGGGAGCGGGCCAGATCAATAAGCTTTTTGTTAATGACATCCGTCAGCGGTTTGCCGTTCGTCGTGTCATAGGACTTTGCGGCCAAATCTTCTACATTGAGCAGATATTTGCCCCAGGTTCCGTTTACACGTTCAACGTCTTCGTCGAAAAGGTCAATGTCCTGTCCGCCATCCAAAGCCGGCTGGAGTGTTTTGCGAATATCGCGACCCTGCCAGTTGACATCGACGGTAATTCCTGTCTGTTCTTTAAAAGCTTCAACCGCCTGTGCAATGGTCTGGCCCTGCGGTTCTGTTTCGTTCCACATGGAGTAGTAATTAATTGTTACGTCGCTCTTCGCGGCGGCTGTTGACGCAGTCGATTGTGCTGCGCCGCCACCGCAGCCGCCAAGCACCATGGCGCAAGTCAATACGATGGCCATGAGAGAGAATAGTTTCTTTTTCATTTTCAGACCTCCTAAGTTTATGTTTGAAATTGAGAGATTCCCTAATTACATATTGACCAATAAATCAGATTTTGCAGTTTTATTTTTATCCAATTCGCTGTTCAATATCCTTATTTTACGGTGTTCTAAACAATATTGATTTAGAATTTTTTGCATTAAATTTGCACAATCCATTTAACTTGCACAATAGGTCTCTGCTCTCCTGAGAAGCGGGGATATTCTGCTTTGCGCGGATATAGCAAAAAAGGCGCTCCCGTTCAATCGAACGCAGCGCCTTTGCCTTGTGTTGCTCGTATTATAGCACGACCATTTCATTTGTCAATTCGAAAAATTGACAAATATGCCGTGAAATGTCATTGTACAAATTTTATGCGCAGAATGACAAAGTCACTTATGTCCATCACTGCTGTTACTATATTTTCATCTGGAAATATTAAATCTAAAATCTGTGTTATGATAAAGTATTATGAAAAGGCAATCCGGGCGCTGGCGGCTTTCGCCGGCCGTAAGTGAGGAGTTGAGACTGATGACGCAATTCGTAAGCACGTTTTTGAAACAGGAAATCACTATTGACGAACTGATGACCGTTCATTATTTTGAATACAACAGCGATTTTTACTTTCCCGGCGAAACCCACGATTTTTGGGAATTTCTTTACGTTGACAAGGGGCAGGTGGATGTAACTGCCGGCAGCACCAACTATGTGCTGAAGAAAGGCGATATTATCTTTCATAAGCCCTTTGAATTTCACAACCTGTGGGCAAACGGCGTAGTCGCGCCGAATCTGGTGGTCATCACGTTTAGATGTGATTCTCCCGCCATGAATTTTTTTGACGGTAAAATTTTAAGAGTCGGCGATTTGGAACGCGACCTCCTCGGCCGGGTCATTGAAGAGGCCACATCCACTTTCTCCTCCCAGCTGGACGACGTCGATCTGAAAGAACTTGTGCGCAGCGGGCAGGGTGACTTTGCCTCTGAACAGGTGATTAAAATCTGTCTTGAGCTGATGCTGATCAATCTGGTCCGCAGGGGCGGAACCGGAGAGGAACGGGTATCCTCCTCCATTAAGGAGAAATCCGGTCAGGACACTTTCTCGCGGATTGTTACGTATCTGAATCAAAACATCCATAATAAGATTACCTTAAATGACGTGTGCCGTGAAACCATGTGCGGCTGTTCTTTTTTGCAGAAAGTGTTCCGCGAAAAGACCGGCGGCGGCGTGATGGAATACTTTGGAAAAATGAAAGTGGACAGTGCCAAACAGTCCATCCGTGAGGGAACAAAAAACTTTACCGAAATCGCCAATGATCTTGGATATTCGTCCATCCACTACTTCTCCCGCCACTTTAAAAAGGTGACCGGCATGACCCCTTCCGAGTACTCTTCTTCCGTCAAGCTGCGCACCGACAGCCAAAAAGGGCGTTCCCCCCATTTTGAAGAATAAATCGAAGATTCCCATCAATTTAGCCCGCCCGGTAAATCCGGTGCGGGCTTTTTTGTACACTTACGCCATCTACCTCATAAATTTGCGGATTACTTCTTTATAAATTCCTCGGTAATCCTCCACGTTTCTTACGACGAGATTAAGCTGCTCTGCCGTCATGGAATCCACATCGAAATGTGAGGGGTCGACGACGGGATATCTGGCGGTCTCCTTTACTGACGGCGTATACGTCCCCCGCAGGAATTCATTACTGTCCTCTACTTTGCTTAGAAAGAAAATGTATTCCTTATCCGGAGGCGACGGTGCATAGCCCAGCTCATAACGGACAATTTTTCCCTTTTCTTCCACAGTATAATACCGTTCCGCAATCGGGATGATATCCCCTATGTTTAAGTTTCCTTTATAGACCCAAGAGATTTTAAACGAGGAAACCGTAACACCGAAATTCACGGTTCCCGGTTCATATCTTTCCAGTTTCTGTTTTGCGTCGTCAAGCAGACGCCCCTTCACGATATAGTCCGACAGTTTGTCCTCTTCCTTCAGTGTTGTTGGTGCGTACAGCATGTCCCCGTCAATCACCCGGATTTCGGCGTATGCCGTCATTTGGGGGATTTCTTCCAGTCCGGAAACAGCGGGGGTTCTTTGCGATGAGGGTAGCACCGACGTATTCTCCACGCCGCATGCCGTCAGACCGGCGAAAAGAACCACGGCGCAAACAGCCAGAAGATTTTTAACACGCATCAATTTCCACCTCATTCATATTGTTAATACAAATATTTAAGATAAAAAGCTATTAATTTGTGAAATGGTTATCCCAACAATTTGATATTACCATTAATAACCATTTTCTGTCAAATAAAACCAGCCCACTCGAATTTCTCCGGGTGGGCTAGTCAATTATTCCGTCAATCACTTCATGTACTTATTAATCACTTCCTGATAAATCTTTTGATACGTGCTTAATTCCGTGTTTACAAGATTGAGATCTTCTGGCGACATAGATCGTATATCGAAAACGCCGCTGTCTTTCGTATTGATTACGGGATACCGCCCCGTTTCCTTTACCATTGGTGAATAAGTTCCCCGCAGAATTTCGCTTTCATCGGGAGCCTTAACCAGGAAGAAAACATATTCCTGCCCGGGGACAGACGGCGCATAGCCCATCTCATACCGAGTAGATTCCCCATTTTCTTCCAGCGTGTAATACTTTTCCGCAAGAGGTATTGTGTCCCCCACCTTGAAGTTTCCCTTATAAACTTGCGAAATTTCCAATGTGGAGACCGTAATGCCATAGGTTATCATCCCCTGTATGGGAGCATCTAATTTTTGTTTTGCGTCATCGCGCAAACGACCTTTCACAATATAGGGGGATAATTTCTCCACCTCACCCAATGATTTGGGGCTATGCGCGGCATCTCCTTTAACAACAGCAACTTTAACATTATCAGTTGCCTCTGGGATCCTTTCCAAGGAGGACGACGCCGTTGTTTTCGTCACCGAACAGGCAGCCAAGACGATTACAATTACAAGGCCACAAACAGTCAAAATCATTTTATTACGCATTTCTTTCCCCCCTTCTCCAATTTAAGAATACAAAAAGTCTAAACTCAACATAATAATGTGGAAGACGATTATTACACAATTTGATATTACCATTGATAACCGTTTTTATCAATTGTTATCTATGTAATTTATAAAATCCATAAATATTTACCAAGATAAGGAACAGAAAAACCACTTTAGGCTTCTTTTGTGCAAAAATCATGTTTTGTGCAAATTTTGTGATGGATAAGATATTTATTTTAAAGGAACCATCGTCTAAAATGATTGCAGAGAGTGCAAGATAAGCGATCAAAAAGGAGAAATGCATCATGAAGGAACCTGTACTCGTTGTAATGGCCGCGGGAATGGGCAGCAGATACGGCGGGCCAAAGCAGATTGACCCCGTGGGGGACAACGGAGAAATTATTATTGATTTTTCCCTTTTTGACGCAGTGAATGCCGGATTCAAGAAAGTAGTATTTTTGATAAAGAAGTCCATAGAAGCGGATTTTAAGGAAATTATCGGTGACAGAATGTCAAAAATTATAGATGTGAAATACGCGTATCAGGAGGTTGGCGTTCTACCGGAGGGCTACCGTGTACCCCAAGGTCGTGACAAACCGTGGGGAACCGCACACGCTATCCTTTGCTGCCGCGATGTGATCGACGCGCCTTTCGCCGTCATTAACGCCGACGACTATTATGGAAAAGATGCTTTCCGTCTGATTTACGACTACCTTCTCCACAGCCAAGACGATGAACTTTACCGTTACGCTATGGTGGGCTATACGCTGGAAAACACGCTCACGGACTACGGTCACGTGGCAAGAGGCGTCTGTACCGCCACCCATGACGGATTTTTAAAAGATATACATGAGCGTACCCATATTGAAAAGAAGATGGGTCTGGCTCAATACACGGAAGACAGCGGGCAAACATGGGTTACCATCCCGAAGGGCAGCATTGTTTCGATGAACCTGTGGGGCTTTTCCGAAACAATCCTCGGCGAAATCGCCGACCGGTTCCCTTCGTTTTTGGACAGTGCTCTGGCTGAAAACCCGCTGAAGGCAGAGTTTTTTCTGCCCACCGTGGTGGATGAACTGCTGAAAAGCAAAAAGGCCAGCGTCAAAGTGCTGCAGTCACCCGATAAATGGTACGGCGTCACCTACCGCGAAGACAAACCGGTGGTCGTGGAAGCGATCCGCAAAATGAGAAAACAGGGAATTTATCCCGCTGAGCTTTGGGAGGGCAATAAATGAAACCGATTAAAAATGAATTTTTGCCTGAGATTGTAAAGAAATTTCAGTTCGAGGGCCAGTATGTGGGTATTCTGCCCTACGGAAGCGGGCATATTAACGACACCTTTTCCGTCTTCTTCCAGCTGGAGGAACGCACCCGCAGATATATTCTCCAGAGAATCAATACAAACGTATTTCACGATCCCGTTGAACTGATGGAAAATGTGATCGGCGTAACCCGTTACCTGCACAGTGCCATCGCCGCGGCCGGCGGCGACCCAAACCGCGAAACGCTGAATCTGATTCCCACCAAGGACGGCGCCTTTTATTATGTTGATGAAGACGACGGCTACTGGCGTTCCTATCTCTTTATTGAGAACACCGTTACCCTTCAGCAGACAAGGTCTAACCAGGAATTTTACAACTCCGCCCGTTCATTCGGACGTTTTCAGATGCTGTTGGCCGATTATCCGGCTGCAACGCTTCACGAAACCATTCCGCTGTTCCACAACACGCCGAACCGCATCCTCCAGTTTAAAGAAGCCCTTGCCGCAAACGTGAAAGGCAGGGCATCCGGCGTAAAAGAAGAAATCGACTTTGTTCTGAAACGCGAGGAATACACCCACAAGCTCGTCGATATGCAGGCGCGGGGCGAGCTTCCCCTGCGGGTTACCCACAACGACACCAAGCTGAACAATGTACTGATTGACAGCGAAACAGGAAAGGGCATCTGCGTTATCGATCTGGACACGGTCATGCCTGGTCTTTCCCTTTACGACTTTGGCGATTCCATCCGCTTCGGCGCAAGCACGGCGGCGGAGGATGAACAGGATCTTTCCAAGGTGCATTTTGACATTGATCTGTTTGAAGCTTATACCAGAGGCTTCCTTGAAGTCGCAGGAAAAGTGCTTACCAATGATGAAATCAAAAGTCTTCCCGACGGAGCAATAATGATGACGCTCGAATGCGGCATCCGCTTTCTGGCGGATTATCTCGCCGGCGACACATACTTTAAAATCAGCCGTGAAAACCACAATCTGGACCGTGCCCGCACCCAGTTCAGGCTGGTTGAGGAAATGGAAGAGCAGTGGGGCGTCATGCATGAAATTGTCGGAAAATATTTGAAGTAATTTATTTTTTAGATGCCTGTTCTTTAACCGGTGATGCTGTGAAATGTATCCGAAAGGAGCTGAGGAATTGAAAAACATTCTTTGCTACGGTGATTCCAACACCTATGGGCTGAAACCCGGAATGACGGGAAGATATTCGAGGGAAATCCGGTGGACCGGTCTTCTTCAAAAACTCCTCGGCGACGGCTATTATGTAATAGAAGAAGGGCTGGGCGGCAGAACGACCGTTTGGGATGACCCGATTGAAGAATACAAAAACGGCAAAACCTATTTACTGCCCTGCCTTGACAGCCACAAGCCGCTGGATCTTGTTGTCATCATGCTTGGAACGAATGATTTGAAAAAACGCTTTTCCCTTTCCGTATGCGACATTGCATGGGGCATGGAAAATTTGATAAGAGCCATTATAAAATCGGAATCCGGTAGCGAGAATGGTGCCCCGCAGGTGCTTTTAATCGCACCGGTTCCTATTGTCAATGTCGGCATCCGGGATTGGTGCCTGATGTTTGGCGAAGGAATGGAAAACAGCGGCTTTCTGGCTGATGAATACCAACAGGTTGCAAAAAGGAATGCTGTTCACTTTCTCAATCCGGGCCGGAGCATAGAGGTCGGGCTTCAGGACGGGCTGCACTATACGGCGGCGGGGCATCGAAAGATGGCGGAGCTGGTCGCACAAAAAATTAAAGAAATTTTTCCGCAGGGTTAACTACAGCAGATTCTAATCTTTGATTACACACCATATTTGATAGAGTCCCCAAAACACAGAAGCCGCGCCTTTTTGGTGCGGCTTCTGTGTCTTAATCCTTATAATCGTCCGGGTCTTCACCGGAACGTTCATCCCGGTTCAGCATGTCTATTTCACGGTATAATACCGCGCTATATTTTCTGTCCGCTGCACTGCCCTTCCGTATTGAGCAGGTCGTAAAGCGTTGTTACGCCTGCGCCGGTCGCGCCGACCGCCTGATGTTCAAAAACCGGCTTATCCACCCACGCCGTCCCGGCAATGTCCAAATGAATCCACGGCAGATTTTCAGAAAATTCTTTGATGAACAGGCCGGCTGAAATCGTGCCGCAATAATGCTCTCCCATGTTCTTAACATCCGCAATTTTGCTTTTAACCATCTCTTCATATTCAGGAAAAACGGGCAGCCGCCAATATTGTTCTCCCGACACCTGCGAAGCGGCATTCAGCTCTTCCCACAGACCGTCGCTGTTTGTCAAAACGCCCGCCGTGGTAAATCCCAGAGCGCCCACGACCGCGCCTGTCAGCGTGGCTATATCCAGTGCTCTGGTCGCGCCCTCCACCCGGATGGCGTATGTAAGCGCGTCCGCAAGAATCAGCCTGCCCTCCGCGTCCGTATTCTGAATTTCTATTGTTTTGCCGGACATGGATTTGATAACATCTCCGGGAATAAAGCTCTGTCTTGAAATTCGGTTTTCACAGGCCGGGATAACGGCCACCGCATTGGTTTTTACCTTATTGCGGGCAAGGGCGAAAATCGCGCCGGCCACCGCGGCGCCTCCGGCCATGTCCCCTTTGATTCCCAGTATGGAATCCTTGCTTTTCAGGCAGTATCCGCCCGTGTCACAGGTAACCCCCTTGCCGACCAGCGCGGTCCTTGCTGCGGACTGCGGGTCTGCGAGATAGCGCAGAACAATCAACCGGGGCGGGTTTGCGCTGCTGTTGCCAACCGTTAAAAAGGCATTCATCCCCAGCCGTTCGGCCTGTACTTCATCCAGAATTTCGGCCTGCACGCCGCATTTTTCCGCTTCCTGCTTCATGGCGTCCGCCATCATCGCCGGGGTCATCAAATTCGCAGGGGCATTGACAAGGTTTCTGGCTAAAACAACGCTGTCTGCGAGATTCACGGCTTTTTCAAGGTATTCCTCTGCCGTCTTAATCCGGCTCAGCGGAATTCCCTGTAAAAAGAACCGGAACGTACTCTCTTGTTTGTCCGTCTGATACGGGCAATAGGTATATAAACCTAATTTTACACCTAAAACAGCGCTTCGTATACAGTCCAGCCCAAAAATCGGTACCATTGCGGACAAATTTATTTCCGCCTCACACAAATGAACTTTTTGAAGTTCCCGCACGCCTTTGGCAACGGCATCCGTCATTCTGCGGGTGCTCAGTTTCCCGCGTTTCCCCAGTCCCACATAAAGAAGCACACGGGACTCCTGAAAAAGCGGAAAGCTCTCGAGAAATTTCGCTTTGAATACTTCTTTTACCGGCAATGACGCATGGTCAGCGTCCTCATAAACAAAAGCTATCTGTGCTTTATTTGTTGAGCCTATTTGAATATCAATCATAAATACCCTTCCATTCTATTGATTATCGGCTGCGCCCTGGGTGCAACCGGCAGATGGTGTAGTCCGTCCGCCGCAATAAACAGTGGGGACTGCCGCATACACAGCGGCGCAGCGGACAAGGTCTTCTTTCCATGTCTTTTCATTGGGAGCGTGAGCCTGCGCTTCTTTTCCGGGACCGAAGCCGATGCAGGGAATGCCATAGCGTCCCATAATGGAAACACCGTTTGTTGAAAAGGTCCATTTATCTACTTTCGGTTCGCCGTAGATGCCTTTGTATGCCTCAACCATGGCCTGCGTGGCAGGCGCATCCTGCGGAATAACCCATGTGGGGAAATAGCAGTCAGTGGGATAAACCAGTCCGGTGTAGCTGGGGCGTTTATAGGTGTACGTGGTCACGGCCGCATTGTATTTTTTGCAGAATTCCAGATTGCGAACTTCTTCCAGTGCAATCTCATAAGTTTCTCCGTCGGTCAGGCGGCGGTCCAGCGAGACCGCGCACATATCCGCAACCGCACAGCGGGATGGTGAGTTATAGAAAATCTCAGATACGGTAACGGTTCCTTTTCCAAGGAAGGGATCTACATGAAGATGGTCGTTCAGTTCGCGCACTTCCTGAAGAATGTCGGCCATCTTATAAATTGCGTTGTCGCCGCGTTCAGGGGCGGAACCATGGCAGGAAACGCCTTTGACTTCCACGCGGATTTCCATACGTCCGCGCTGTCCGCGGCAGATCTTGCCGTCGGTCGGCTCTGTGAGCACAACAAATTCAGGGGTAATCTTATCCTCGTTGTGGATATACTGCCAGCAGAGGCCGTCGCAGTCCTCTTCCTGCACCGTACCGGTTACCAGTACGGTGTATTTGTCGGAGAGAAGCCCCCTATCTTTCATGATCTTCGCGCCGTAACTTGCGGAAACGATACCGCCAAGCTGGTCGGAGGCGCCGCGTCCGCCAATTTCGGATTCGGTTTCATAACCTTCGTACGGGTCGAAGGTCCAGTTGCTTTTTTGCCCGATTCCAACGGTGTCAATATGTCCGTCATAGGCAATGAGCGTTTTGCCGGTTCCCATCCAGCCAAGAACATTTCCCATCGGATCAATCTCCACTTTGTCAAAACCCAGCGTGCGCATTTCATGGGCAATGCGTTCAATCACTTTTTTCTCGCCGGAGCTTTCCCCGGGGATTGCGATCAAATCCCTAAGAAATTTAGTCATGGCGGCTTCATATCCCTGTGCATTTTTCTGAATCCCTTTAAAGTCCAGAGTCATCATTCATTTCCTCCAATATTAACAATCAGTATTTAATCGAATCGACGGATACTCCCCATCATGAACAATGCTGAGATATTTTTCCGGGTCGGTGTCCCCCCATGATTGCCAAAAGCTAACCCATTGTTACCGCGCCGGACTCACGTGATCATTTTTGATTTTATTATACAATACATTAGGCTGCCAATACAATTAAAATCTAATTCTGCCGGGCCGGCGATGGCAAGCAGAAGGCTGTTCATTGATCAAATGGATATACTGGTATTCAGAAAATTTCTATAAGATTTTTCATCAACTGATTAAGACGATGAAAATGCGGCGAAAATAAGACTGACGCCTTTCCTTTGTCCCCTAAATAAAGATCAGCGCCGAAGCCGCAAAACAGCAAGTTTTGCGGCTTCGGCGCGTTTAAGTTGAGGATGACAATTGGCTATTTTGACAGCTGATCGCAGAGCTTGTTCAATTCAGAGGCAATTTCGCTGATTTGCTGAATGCTCTGGTTGAGTTCGTCAATGACACCGATATCGCTGTCCAGCTCCTGGAAGGTCTGCATCACATTTTCCCTAATGTCCTTAATGGAACCCGCGATATCGTTCAGCACCGCCTCAATCTTATCGGTCTGTACCGAGCTGCTTTCCGCAAGAGCGCGAATTTCCTGTGCAATAACGCCAAAACTTCTTCCCGCTTCCCCTTCCCTTGCTGCCACAATGGAAGCGTTGAAGCCGAGCAGCTTTGTCTGCAATGAAACATTTTTGATATATTTAATAACGGAACCGGTCTCCTGTACCCCGCTGGTGGATTTATCCGAAGAATCCTGCAGTTTAACAAAATTGCTGCGCAGGTTGTTGATATGATCTGTCGTCACAGAGGTACATTGTTCCGCTTCTTTTACTTTGTCAAACAGTTTGTGATAGGAACCGATCAATTCTTCCACATAGGAAGAAAGAGTTGCCTTCTGGTAACCGATTTCCGACAATGTGTTTGCAATGACAAACAGAAGCTCCGCCGCCGCTTCAATGCGCTCTTTGGGTACAATTTTTATTTTCTCCAAAGCGGTGAGGTATTCCTGTTCATCCACCCCGATCTCATGCGCAATCTGCCGGAATTTTTCAAGGTCAGGTTTTTCCGGTAAAACCTGACCGCCTATCAGCGAGCCAACCTGTTTGCCCTCCACCATGATGGGAGCGGCAAAATCCATCAGCCCTGCGTGGCAGTAATACACCGCAGGTTTGTGCGTCTGAGCCGCCTGACCCCCGCCCTGAAGGTCACACCGGTTACAGCGCTCGTAGCCCTTTTTGCTTCCGCGTGTAAGCTTAATGCAAAAATCAGTCGGATTGCTCAACTTTGTCACATCTTTGTCAAGGTCGACCGTAAGCGCCGCCATACCGGTTGCTTTGGCAAAAGCGTCCTGAATTTTTTGAAGTGTTTCGGTGTTTATAACATCCGTGAGCTTGACATCGTTCAATTTTTTCCCCTCCATTTTTTATATAACAACCTGCCGTTTAGCGGGTAATATAAATAATGAAAACCATAGGCTTAATAATGGCATCACTTTGA of the uncultured Caproiciproducens sp. genome contains:
- a CDS encoding SGNH/GDSL hydrolase family protein, which gives rise to MKNILCYGDSNTYGLKPGMTGRYSREIRWTGLLQKLLGDGYYVIEEGLGGRTTVWDDPIEEYKNGKTYLLPCLDSHKPLDLVVIMLGTNDLKKRFSLSVCDIAWGMENLIRAIIKSESGSENGAPQVLLIAPVPIVNVGIRDWCLMFGEGMENSGFLADEYQQVAKRNAVHFLNPGRSIEVGLQDGLHYTAAGHRKMAELVAQKIKEIFPQG
- a CDS encoding leucyl aminopeptidase, whose translation is MIDIQIGSTNKAQIAFVYEDADHASLPVKEVFKAKFLESFPLFQESRVLLYVGLGKRGKLSTRRMTDAVAKGVRELQKVHLCEAEINLSAMVPIFGLDCIRSAVLGVKLGLYTYCPYQTDKQESTFRFFLQGIPLSRIKTAEEYLEKAVNLADSVVLARNLVNAPANLMTPAMMADAMKQEAEKCGVQAEILDEVQAERLGMNAFLTVGNSSANPPRLIVLRYLADPQSAARTALVGKGVTCDTGGYCLKSKDSILGIKGDMAGGAAVAGAIFALARNKVKTNAVAVIPACENRISRQSFIPGDVIKSMSGKTIEIQNTDAEGRLILADALTYAIRVEGATRALDIATLTGAVVGALGFTTAGVLTNSDGLWEELNAASQVSGEQYWRLPVFPEYEEMVKSKIADVKNMGEHYCGTISAGLFIKEFSENLPWIHLDIAGTAWVDKPVFEHQAVGATGAGVTTLYDLLNTEGQCSGQKI
- a CDS encoding YgeY family selenium metabolism-linked hydrolase, yielding MDFKGIQKNAQGYEAAMTKFLRDLIAIPGESSGEKKVIERIAHEMRTLGFDKVEIDPMGNVLGWMGTGKTLIAYDGHIDTVGIGQKSNWTFDPYEGYETESEIGGRGASDQLGGIVSASYGAKIMKDRGLLSDKYTVLVTGTVQEEDCDGLCWQYIHNEDKITPEFVVLTEPTDGKICRGQRGRMEIRVEVKGVSCHGSAPERGDNAIYKMADILQEVRELNDHLHVDPFLGKGTVTVSEIFYNSPSRCAVADMCAVSLDRRLTDGETYEIALEEVRNLEFCKKYNAAVTTYTYKRPSYTGLVYPTDCYFPTWVIPQDAPATQAMVEAYKGIYGEPKVDKWTFSTNGVSIMGRYGIPCIGFGPGKEAQAHAPNEKTWKEDLVRCAAVYAAVPTVYCGGRTTPSAGCTQGAADNQ
- a CDS encoding PocR ligand-binding domain-containing protein, which produces MNDVKLTDVINTETLQKIQDAFAKATGMAALTVDLDKDVTKLSNPTDFCIKLTRGSKKGYERCNRCDLQGGGQAAQTHKPAVYYCHAGLMDFAAPIMVEGKQVGSLIGGQVLPEKPDLEKFRQIAHEIGVDEQEYLTALEKIKIVPKERIEAAAELLFVIANTLSEIGYQKATLSSYVEELIGSYHKLFDKVKEAEQCTSVTTDHINNLRSNFVKLQDSSDKSTSGVQETGSVIKYIKNVSLQTKLLGFNASIVAAREGEAGRSFGVIAQEIRALAESSSVQTDKIEAVLNDIAGSIKDIRENVMQTFQELDSDIGVIDELNQSIQQISEIASELNKLCDQLSK